Sequence from the Pseudomonadota bacterium genome:
CGTCCTCTAGCGTCACAAGACGGTCTTCTTCTTGTACGTAAGGGAGGACGGCATTCATAAAGGAGGTTTTACCCGTACCTGTACCGCCAGAGATAAGAATTGTTTTGTGGCCTGTAATGGCTTCAATTACTTTTTCTTTATCCTCAGGTGTCATGTGGAAGTCATCAATGGTAAATGTCTCTTTACGCTGAATACGAATTGACATGATGAAACCTGTAATGGTGTTGAATCCACCGACAATCTGTACACGGTGTCCGCCTTCAAACTTACAAGAGAGAATTGGCTTACCTGGGTGGTAAAGCTGACCTGTGCGGTTGGCGAGAACGCGGGCCATGTCTTCAAGAACATCAAGCGTAAGAGCTGGATCGTCGTGGTAAATCCATTTACCACGCGCATCTTCCATAATCACTTGGCCAGGCTTATTAATAATAAGCTCTTTGAAGTTTTCAATGTCATCGCGTTCCATGTATTTAAGAATGGGTAGGAGGTAGCGACGTGCCATAGGATCATCGCTGTAAAGACCTGTTGGCGCAGCAGGTTTAACCTCTGACGCGCGCTTCTGGTCTAGGAATTCTTTAAGTTTATCATCGTCACTTGCAACAGGCTCGCTTGGTGCAGCTGTAGGCGCTTGCGGTGCAGGTGCACTTGGCGCTGCAGATGGAGGAGGGGATGTTGGTATAGATGTACGTTCAGGTGCCTCTGTTTGTGGCGCCTGAGGAGCTTGATCTTGCTCGTTACTGTCTCCAATTGGAGGAAGTGGTTTGTTTGTGATACCGCCGAAGCCGTCGTCCATGGTGTCTCCTTAATCCCTGTTACCCTAGATTTATTATGCATTCTAGCATGAGCGGAATCTGACAATTAAAAAAAGCCGACGAATTTTTAAAAATTGAGTGATTCGGTGTTTCCTCTGTGGCACAATAACGTCTCAAAACAATAACAAGTAAGGAGTGGGATTTATGCCTATTCTTGGACGTCAAACTGGTGAAACTCTACCAGAAACTCTCGTGAAAACACGTACTGTTTACACAAATCTTACAGCAGGTGAGCTCACAGAACATGCCCTTAAAGCAGGCACAGCTAAACTCTCTAAAAATGGGGCTTTGGTTGTTGAAACTGGTGAGCACACAGGCCGAAGTGCTAACGATAAGTTTATTGTGAAAGACAGCACAACAGAAGGCACGATTGACTGGGGGAAAGTGAACCAGCCAATGACGACTGAGCAAGCCGAAACGCTCTTTACAGATGTTATGGCTTCTTATGAAGGTCAAGATTTATACGTACAAGATTCTTACGCAGGCGCTGATGCAGACTATGGCATTGGGGTACGCACAGTCAGCCCATCTTCATGGCATACACTCTTTGCACAAAATATGTTTATTGGTCTGCAAAATGCAGAATACGAAGACTTTTCATCAGACTTTACGATTTACCATGCACCAGAATTTACAGCGACACCTGAAAAGCATGGCACGAACTCAGGCACGTTTATTGTGATTGATTTCACAAATAAGCGCGTGATGATTGGTGGTACAAGCTACGCAGGTGAAATAAAGAAATCTATCTTTACAGTCCTTAACTACGTACTGCCAGAGCAGGGTGTATTCCCAATGCACTGTAGTGCTAACGTGGACGATATGGGCAATGCAGCGGTATTCTTTGGTCTGTCTGGTACAGGTAAAACAACGCTTTCAGCTGATAGTTCTCGCACACTTGTAGGGGATGACGAGCATGGCTGGAGTACGCGCGGCCTCTTTAACTTTGAAGGCGGTTGCTACGCGAAAACAATTCGCCTAAGTGCAAATGCTGAACCTGAAATTTACGCCACAACACAGCGTTTTGGAACAATTCTAGAAAACGTGGTTATGGACGATGTCACACGTGAGCTGGATCTTGATGATGCGTCTCTCACTGAGAACACGCGTGCGTCATACCCGCTTGAGTTTATTCCAAACGCAAGTGCAACAGGTACGGGCCCAACACCTAAGGATATCGTGATGCTGACAGCTGACGCCTTTGGTGTATTGCCTCCAATTAGCCGCCTAGATACAAAGCAGGCGCTTTATCACTTCCTTTCTGGTTATACAGCTAAAATTGCTGGTACGGAGAAGGGGCTTGGTGATGAACCAGTCGCAGCCTTTTCTGCATGCTTTGGCGCACCATTTATGCCATGCCATCCAGTAGAATACGCAAAGCTAATGGCTGAAAAACTCGAAGAAACAGGCGCGCGCTGCTGGCTTGTAAACACTGGCTGGACAGGTGGTGCTTACGGTACGGGTGAGCGTATGCCAATTGCTTATACACGTGCTATGCTCAGAGCTGCTCTCAACGGTGAGCTTGAAACAGCATGCTACACAACGCATCCTGTATTTGGCCTTTCTATGCCAACAACATGTCCAGGTGTGCCTAACAATGTGCTTAACCCAATGAGTACTTGGAAGGATAAGACAGCCTACATGGAACAAGCAAAAATGCTTCAAGACATGTTTGAAGAAAACTTTGAGCAATTTGAGGCGAAGTTCCAAGAGCTTATGCTGACACCGCTTGTAAGAGCTGCGTAAAAGCACTATACTTGTATACGGTAAAAACTGAATATGAGGGTGAAAGACTATGACTCTTTCTATATCGAACATATCTGCGATTCTGCTGCTTGCAGTGGCTGGATTTATTGTATTTAGCTGTGCAGATGACTTTGAACGACATACAAAGAAAAGTGTTCAAACTACCCTCTAATAGCACAAATTTGCTTAATTTTTAAGCATGCGTAGGCGGGTTTGCAGATTTTTTGCGATTTCTCTATGAATAGCAATTGACAACTGCGACGGAGGTGGTTAAATTGCACCTCGTTGATGACCACACGTGGTGAGATGGCCGAGTGGTTAAAGGCAGCAGACTGTAAATCTGCCCGCGTAAGCGTACGTAGGTTCGAATCCTACTCTCACCACCACTTCAAATGTAAATTCGCCCTCTGGGCGATTTTTTTATTTGAAGAGTTTGGTGCAGTTGATGAGAGCCTACAAAAGTGGCGAAGCCACGGGTAGGTTTGAAAGCGAAGCGCTCCTCCGACTGAAAGAAGGAGAATCCTGCTCAGGTCATATTTTTTCACTTATAATGCTTTAGTTTTATTTAAATGTGTGGATAAAGTTCATGTCTAAGAAAGGAAATTTTCTACAAGATCCTTATTTTGAAAGGTTGAGAGATTTTTTGAAAGAATCAAATAACGAAAGTGATAGAGGCAAAGCACTAGTTGTAGCCTCGTTAATTGAAGAAATGTTGGAAGAAATACTAACAAATTTTATGCTTGATAATAAAGCTGTGAAAAAGCTCTTTAATGTTCCTAATGCACCATTATCAAACCTTTCTTCAAAAACTTTATTATGCAGAGCTCTTGGTTTGATTAATGAGGCTGAATTTAGAGAAATTGAGATAATTAGAAAGATTAGAAATAGTTTTGCACATAATGTTTTATGTTCCTTTAAAGATGAACGAATTGCAGATATATCGAAATCGTTAATGGCAGGAATGTCTTATGTTGATGCGTTAGAAAAGGGGCATAAATCAAGAATTGATGAGCCAAGAAGTAGATTTTCCGCTGCATCAACTTCTTTAGTTTTTGGTTTATATAATAGATCTACATATGTATTTAGAATAAAAATTGCAGAAAGCAAATTCCCAATCTAATGCCCCCACCCATAAATAAATATGGGATAAGGGAGGATCCTTTTGGGCTTTATTAACAACATGATGAAGAAACTAGGCTACGTGCCACAATCTGACTTGAATGAAAGTCAGGCACAGGCGCGCGCTTTGGAGTCTGATTTAAGTGCGGCCCGTGCAGAATCTTATGATCTTCATAACCGTATGACAAGTATGCAAAGAGAGCTTGATTTGAGCCGTCGTGATGATCTGACAGGGCTTGGCAATAAAAAGCGTCTCGACGATGCGTACCAAAAGCTTTATGTGGATGACCATCTAGAAGGTCATGCACTTGTTATGATTGATGCCAATAACTTGAAAAAGGTAAACGATACCCTTGAATACGATGGCGGGAACACGTATTTACGCCATATTGCCCATTCTATATCAGAAACATTCCCAGACCATGTGGTGATGGCGCGTCACGGTGGGGATGAATATTCAATTATTATTAAAGCGACAGAAGAAGAGGCGCAGGCGTTGGCTGATCAGTTTGAGGCCCATGTGCAAGAGAACCTGTGTTTCCATATGGAAGATGACACGCTTTATGCGATTGAGGGCAGTGCGGCCTCAGGCGTAACAGCTCTGCATAATGGAATGAAGCTTGGCGGCAATGGTGGCGCTATTGAAGCAGCCACACAAGAAATGCAGCCCCATAAAGATGCTATGAAAGCTGCCTTAAAAGAAAGCGGGCATGAAGTAGGTATGGTACGTGAAGCCACTGGCCCTGAGCAAGAGCAGTTTCATGCGCGCGAGCAAGAACTGTTTATTTAGGGGTAGAAATCTTAATTTTTAGCTCTTACACTTTAACGGTATTTAAGCTTGGCACATAGAAAGTTAAAAATGGTTCAAAAAGAACGCCGGCAATCGCCACCTCAAAAGCGTAAGCATAATGAACGTCGTGCAGATATGCGTATTATCACATCGGCATCTCAGTCTGATATTTATCTTTGGGCGGTGTCGCTTGTCTTTATGGCCATGATTCTTGTGACAGTTACTTTGCTGGCGGTGTTGAAAGGGTAGGCATGTTGTATCTTGGTATTTTTCAGGCTCTTGGCCTCACTGTTCTGATTTCATTTTTTAATGTGTTTTTACGTATGGCTGTGCAGGAGTGGCATGTGGAGCCTGTACCTTTCACATGTTATTGCTTACTTATGGCAGCGTTTGTTCTCACGCTTGCAGCGGGCCCAGGTAAGCTTGTAAAGGAAACGCTTAAATCTAAAATTACTTGGATTTATAGCTTTATTTTGGTGAGTACATATATTGTCGATACTTACGTGATGTTTTATATCAGTGCAACTGAGGCAAGTTTTTTTAGCCGGTTAAGTATTCCCATTGCCCTTCTTATTGCTTGGGTCTTTTTCCAGCGTAAAGTAAAGCCTTCAGACTTATTGGGTGTTTCTGTCATTATGCTGGGTGTTGTTTGGCTGATTTTCTTGCAGCCACAAGAGATGCTGCTGGCGATCTTGTTTGTTGTTGGGCTTTCTGCATTTTTCCAAACCCTACAGTTTGTACTGGCTGAAAGCCATAAACAGGCCAGTGAAGCAGTGCAAGCAGGGACAATGAGAGATGAGTGGCGTGTGACAGGCCTTGTTACATTTGTGACGAGTGCGGTATTTTTATTTTTAGCGCTTATTTTAAGCTGGACTGGCGGGCATATTGGTGTGCTCCCTGAAAAGTTTATTGTGCCTATAGAGCGCTTTGCGGATAAAAATACAGTATTTGCTGCCTTGTTTTATGGGGCGCTTATTTTGCCGTTTATTCGTTACTTTAAATGGTCAGCAAGCCAGAACCTTAAGGCTGAAAATTTACTTCTCTTCATGGCGTTCATTCCAATGGTGACATATGCGTTTGAGAAAGCCCTTGTTATGCTCTCTCTTATGCCGTCAGGGCATATGACGTTTTCAGATGGGAGAGGCGGTCAGCTTTTGGCGATTGCCGTTCTTATGACGCTTGGGGCAGGTCTTACTACGTTTCTGCGTATGAGGCGTATGATTAGAGAGTCTGGAGAAGGTGGCGGGCTCATTGCTCTTAAGGCAGCGCTTCTCAGGGGGCGTTCTCTTGCAATTCACCACAGTGAGTCAGCAGAAGATGACTATGAAATTGTTATGAATACATTAGAATTTGCAAAAGGGCATAAGGCAAAAGCCGCCCAACTTCTAGATATTCCAGAGAGCACGCTTGCAGTGATTAAAGAAGGTAGAGGAACTCTTGCGCTTATTGAATCTGAAAGTAAGAAAGTTGCGAGGTGCTATCGAAGCCGTGTAGCTAGCCGTGATGCTTTAACGGGGTTACTCAACCGTTCTTCTTTTGCTGCGCAAGTTAGAGAGCTGTTGGAATCTGGACAGGTTTTGACTCTTCTTTATATTGATTTGGATAAGTTTAAGCCAATTAACGATACATATGGCCATGAGGTTGGGGATGAGGTTCTTGCGATTGCAGCTGAGCGTATGAAAGGCATTCTGCCTTCAGGATCCCTTATTGCGCGTATGGGCGGGGATGAGTTTTGTATTGGTATTTTGAATGATAAGAGTCAGGCTATTGCAAACGCTTTGAAAAAAGCGATCTCTGAGAAGATTTCTATAGAAGGAGTTGATGAGCTTATTCATATAGGAGCATCCATTGGTACGGCAATGGCACCAGAAGATGGTGTGGTTTATGAAGATCTTATTTCTAAAGCGGATAAGGGGATGTACGGCGTGAAGCATTCACGAGATACATAAGCTAAAATAAATGGTGGAGAATTCAACTCCGAGCAACGGAGTATCTTCTTTTGTTCCATCGTTACTAAATCTATACACTCCATTCATCATCGAGCGAAATTCTCTCATAAGTCCGAATAGAAAAAGACGGTCTACTAAATGAATCTCAGAATCTGCAATCGCCATCGAGCGAAACGGTCTCTGTAAGTCCGCTGAAAAAGACGGTCTAGTTAATGAATTTCATCTCTGCATTCAAATCCTTGCGATAAAGTCTCACACATCCGAAATTCCCTGTTTAATAATGTAAATACAGGGAAAATTATTAAACCCTAAATAGAGTCTCTAAATAAAAAGCACTGCTACCAACGCTTTTCATGAATCTGACCCCAAAAATAACAGGGAATTATCAGGGAAATATTTTTAACAGACGCTGATAAATCAAGCGCTGAGATACCGTGATTATCAAATGTACTATTATTTTTTTGAACTGCGTAATACGCTACTCATAAAAAAGTTAATGCCGTTTGATAGGTGCCATATAAAGCCCTAAGAACCATCTGTCGCTTTTCTTATTTGCGTCATACTGCAATCATTTTTTATTATTTAATATGCCCCATAACGTCTTCAACGCTAGTAGCTTTAATGTATTCTGCTGGGTTTTCGGTAGCTGCAATTTCATCAAAGTGCTTCTCACCACAACGGATTTTTGCACCTTCTTGGTGACGTAAGTCATCCCACCAATTGCTACCTTTTGTCTCCACAACGAAATACAGCTTCTCGTGTCCATCATCTTCAATTAAAACCGCCCAGTCGGGATTGTAGGAACCCAATGGCGTTGGCACTTTGAACCATGCAGGTAGTTTGGCATAAACCTTAACTGCTTCATTAGTCTCCAAATCTTCGGCAAACTTCTTCTCTACTCCAGCAGAGTCATAAACTATATGTTCATAAACAGATTTCTCGGCTTTAACTGTATCTTTCAGATATCCTTTAAGCTCCTCCTGCTCAAAAAGCTCCTGAGCATAGAACTCTTTATCTCCAATTTTGTGATATTTAATACCGTCGACTAGGGCTAACCGCTTAGTACGGTTAATAGCTTCTGATGCCATATCTATGAACTGCTGAGGGTTGCGAGCAAAATCTTGTATTCTGCGGCTAGCTGTAAGTATTTTAACAATACTATGACGAGTTAACTGCGTTTTATCCTGCAGATCCGTAATAATATCTGGTAATTCGATATCGTTTTCATGAATTGTTGTAAATCCGGATACAGATGTTTCATCTGCTCTAACACCACCTTTACCAATTTCAATGCCAGCTTTCCTAAATTGAGCTCTTGTTTTGGTAATAGGAGGACACTTTTCTATAGCTTCAGCAGCATCTGCAATAAGCTTCTCATTGTTAAAGTCCACTCGATAGGTGGTCTTATACTTAATACGATCCCATAGCTGTTTGAAATCATCACCTAAGAATTTTTCTTTGTTCAGGTGGATTGTTTCTCTCTCATTAGCGTTTTTAATATCCAATTTACCAGCAAGCTTCTTAAGGATATCTTCTACTGCATCTTTTTGATCTTTAAATTCTTCTGGTAGTTCAAAGTCCCCAGATTTCAATGCTTCACGAAGAGTGTCTTGAACCTTACCCTTATTATTAACAAAGCCTTGAGTATTTAAGAACTTCCAGATTTTTTCAGATGTATCAACACCAAGAGGAGAAAGTGAACCGTCTTCTTTTTGCACTTGAATAGCTGCGAACTGATGTCTTTCAACAATGCCAAAGCGGATGCCAGTGTCAGCTTCAATCTCTTTTTGAAGATTTTCTGCGAACTGTTCATAACCTTCAGAAGCAATAACCGTTAGGGTATTAATATCGTTTCCACGCAAACGCAAACCTTCTTGGTTCACACATAAACGCAAGCCACGACCGATTGTTTGACGACGCTCACGTTCAGTGCCTATTTCACGCAGTGAGCATATTTGGAACACATTCGGATTATCCCAACCTTCCTTCAGGGCTGAGTGAGAGAAGATGAACTTCAGCTTGGTATCAAAGCTCAGCAGTTTCTCTTTATCCTTCATAATCAGGTTATAAGCACGCTCTGCATTATCGCGGTTTGATTGATTGTTTTCAGCTGTGTCCGTCCAGCGCTTTTTCTTATCAATAGAAAAATACCCGTCATGCACTTCTGAAGCATCAATATTCAAATCAACCTTTTCAAATAACGTTTGGTAGGCTGGGCTTTTAGCCAACTTGCGATATTCTTCTTCAAATATTTTAGCATATTTACCTTCAATCTCATTGCCGTCTTCATCGTAGCTACGGTAATGTTCAACGCTATCAATAAAGAATAGGCTTAAAACTTTGATGGGCTGTTTATTGCGAGCAAAGTGCATTTCTTTATCAAGATGTTCCTTGATAGTACGGCGGATCATTAAGCGTTTAAGCTCATCAGGATTTACACCGCCAAGAGCATCGCCGGGGTAAAGAGTTGTATCTGCGCCCGGTGCTTTGACTTCAATAGATTCATTATCTTTACCGCAGGTGATTGTACCAATCTGTATATTTTCATAGATAGCGCGGTTGGTTATTTGTTCTAAATCGTCACCGTCTTCAACGGTCAGAATTTCAGGTTTGATGTTCTTACCACGTTGAACATGTAACTCAACTTTTGCAGTAATAGATCCACGAACGTTTTTAGCTTCAATAAGCTTAACGAAAGGCTTGTTATAACCTCCATCAACTTCCAATGATGCAACTTCGATCTGCTTCACTAGACCACGCTCATAAGCGTCTACAGCGTCAAGGCGGTAAACCATATGGTATTTATCTGCATGAGTGGCAGAGTAACGCAATGTGCAAAGTGGGTTCATGGCTTCAAGGGCTTTTTTACCTTGGCCTTTCATACCCCCATCAACTGACTGGGGCTCATCCACAATAATAATTGGGTTGGTTGCCTTAATCAGGTCAATAGGCTTTTCACCGCCGGTGTTTTCGTTTTCCTTATAAAGGTTATTCACATCTTGTTTGTTAATGGCACCAACGGTTGTCACCATAATTTGGATATTTGCACTGGTGGCAAAGTTACGAACCTTACCGGGCTTGCTAGAGTCATATTGGAAAAACTCATACCCTTTGGCATTGGGGTATAAAGCTTCAAAATGCTCACGGGTAATTTCTAGCGTTTTATTTGTACCTTCCTTAATAGCAACAGAAGGCACCACAATAACAAACTTGGTGAAGCCATAATTTTTATGCAATTCAAAAATGGTGCGAAGGTAAACGTAGGTTTTACCTGTACCTGTTTCCATTTCAACGGTGAAGTCACCACTGGTTAGGTTTTCAGAAGGGCGGAGACCGTTTTTAATTTGAATATTACGTAAGTTTTCAGCCAGCTCATCATCAATCAGCTGTAGGCGGTTACCAAAGCCAAGTTCGTTTTCATGGCTAGAATACTGATAACCAACTTCACCAGTATCTTTTTCCGCCACAACCGTAAATTCTGAGCGAGAGATCTCTTGCCCTTTAAACAAACCAACAACAGATTCTATCGCTGCTTGTTGATAATCTAGGTTATCTTCAAAATGTAATTTCATTTTTAAAGCACCTCCTTACAAGCTGCGTACATGGTCAATGCCATTTTGGGAAAGGATGGCGGCCATGTTGGTTTTGGCCACATCATCACGGAAGGCAGAGTCTTTAAAGAACACGTGAGTTTCTAGCACTTTAACGCCCAGTGTTTCTTTCAGCTCTTTTTGCCAAGCCACAACGCCTGCAGCAAGTTCTTCCACTTGGTCATTTGTAATCAAATCATCTAAGCAGGTAATGATTTTACCATAACCAATGCTGTAAACATTCTTGCCCGCAATCTCTCTACTTTCAATCGGGGTGGTTAGGTCTACACCACGTTTAAGCAGCAGTTCGTAAAGAACATCCTGCTCCGTACGTCCTTCAACAAGGTGTTCTTGGTGTTCTAGCAGGCTTGTTTCCAAGTCCTTACGGTCTGGGTTCCACGCTTTAATGTTAGAGCTGGCCAGTTTGAAAACCTTAAAACCTAAATCGCCATCATAATCAGGATTTTCATCCTTGATTTTCTTTGCCGCGCGGCGGATGCGATCTTTGGATAAGTCAGAAATTGTTTTATATCCGGCTTTAAAAGCTTCTGTTTTTTCATCTGTAAGCTCAGGCAACTGAACTGAAATATGCCTACGGCTTTCTTTGTTTTCTGAGTTCAACTGCATTACTGCATGTGCGGTTGTTCCTGATCCTGCGAAAAAATCCATTATAATATCACTGGAATTACTTCCAATAACTAATAAATCCGAAATAAATGGTACTGGCTTAGGGCCATCAAACAGCTTTTTACCTAACAAATCTTTTAACTTAGTAGTTGCAGTGCTAGTGCTATAATCTGACTTGTAAAAAACTGATTTAGGCTTTTTCGTTGGTAAGTCACCGAGTTGAGGACGTTGTTTGCGATAGAACTGCCAACCATTTGAAGTATGCTTCAAAATTAAGTTGTGCTTGCTATCATTAAAAGTATTTTTACTCCAATACCAACTCAGCTCTTCTCCTGATGGGTTTAATGGCAATATCTCCACATCAGTATCTACTAAAGGTCTATTATCTTCAGTAATGTAAAACTCTTTAGTTTGCTCGTTGAGGAAAATTGGATACCACAAGTTAGGGCGTTTTTCTCTTGGAGCATTTACGCCCGTAGCACGAAGGTTGTCGGCCTCTTTATATAAGCCATACTCATCTTCAAGCCAGTTTTTAGCTATTTCTTCTTCATCAACAGAAAAGTGGTTTAACGTACAGTCATCTTTTGACTTAAGACATACAATCACATATTCATGAGTTTCTGCGAATCCATAAGCATCTTGGTTACCTTTTAAATTCATGATTACAGGGAAGTTTCCAAGTACATTTTCCTCACCAAAAATTTCGGTACATATTTCTTGCAAATTAATTACTTCATTTTCATCAATGGAGATAAATATTACACCGTCTTGGCGTAACAAGCTCTTTGCCAGCTTCAATCGCGGGTACATCATATTCAGCCAATTGGTGTGCTTTCGCCCTCCAGTTTCTGTGTTTGATGTAAATTTCAGACCTTCATCATCTTTTTGACCGGTGTATTTCAAATACGTATCTAGATTATCTTGGAATTTATCTGGATAAACAAACTCTTTCCCTGTGTTATAAGGCGGGTCGATATAAATCATCTTCACCTTGTTTGCGTAGCTTTTTTGCAGAAGCTTCAACACTTCAAGATTATCACCTTCAATAAACAAGTTTTGGGTTGTATCCCAATCCACGCTTTCTTCGGGGCAAGGCAGAAGCGTACCAAGGGATGGTGTTAGGGCAATTTGACGGGCTTGTTTTTTACCATGCCAGTTCAGGCCGTATTTTTCTTCACCTTCATCTAGTACTTTCAGGTCTCCCAGAAGCTGACGCAGCGTATCAAAATTCACACCGTTCTCGGTAAATGCATCCGGGAACAGCTCTTTTAGCTGTTCTACATTCTCCTGCACGATATCGGCAGATGCACCGTCTTGTAATTCTACTTTTTTCATAGCTACTTCTGTCATTGTTATTTGCCCTTCTTCTATAACTCTTGTTTAAGACCGTTTATTTGGTCTGCAATTTTTTTAATATGGGTGGTTAGGTCTACCTGTCTGCCCATCTGCTTTTCTTTTTTAAGCTTATTTTGAAGTTCTGACTTTTCTTGTTCCAACTTCTCAAGCTCTCGTAATTTTTCTATACGGCTTTGCGCGTCGCTGCCTTTGGTTACATTGTAGCTGCCTGTTTGCTCTGCAGCGTTTAAGGAAATTACTAAATTCTTTACATCTGTATAGAAGGCGTAGAAGTTCACGAAAGACAAGTTTTTTAAGCTTAAACCTGCCATAAACTGCTGCTGCACTTTATTTGGTTTGCTTGGGTTAAACCACTCGGTTAGCCAGCCTTCTTCTACCACCCATTTGGTTTTATCTGCTTGGTTAATACGTTTATCAGCCACACTTAATGCAATATCATCACCATGGGTAAATATGATTATAATTGGATATGGAATAGCCTTATGCACAAAAGATGAAATACGCTTCATTCGGGTGGCATTGGTGAGGTCTATTTGCAATATGGCAACTTCGTCATACTCACGTTCAGCATCCTTGAAAGGTTCTATATTTACGGTGCTTGGCTTTAGGGTGTATAGCCAGCGGATTTTATCAATATCGTCCTTTAAGGCTTTTTTATCGGTAATATCAAGGTCAGCATTCTCTTGAAAAAGCTTTTTAAACAGAGTTTTGTTTAGGTAGCATTTTTCTGGTATGCCTAAGACATTTAAAAACGTCTGAACCATTATTCAGCCTCCCGTATAATTAGGTAGCTGATAACTTCGAAATCTTCCAATGCAGAGAAGTGATCCTGCGTTAAAGAGGTGCCACCACGGCTGAACAGGCTTTCCACGCCTTTTTCTTCAGTTTTACCAACAACGGACTGAATAGCAGCTTCTAGCATAAACTGATATGTACCCATATCTTTGCCGTCACGGGTGGCTTTGTTA
This genomic interval carries:
- a CDS encoding site-specific DNA-methyltransferase → MTEVAMKKVELQDGASADIVQENVEQLKELFPDAFTENGVNFDTLRQLLGDLKVLDEGEEKYGLNWHGKKQARQIALTPSLGTLLPCPEESVDWDTTQNLFIEGDNLEVLKLLQKSYANKVKMIYIDPPYNTGKEFVYPDKFQDNLDTYLKYTGQKDDEGLKFTSNTETGGRKHTNWLNMMYPRLKLAKSLLRQDGVIFISIDENEVINLQEICTEIFGEENVLGNFPVIMNLKGNQDAYGFAETHEYVIVCLKSKDDCTLNHFSVDEEEIAKNWLEDEYGLYKEADNLRATGVNAPREKRPNLWYPIFLNEQTKEFYITEDNRPLVDTDVEILPLNPSGEELSWYWSKNTFNDSKHNLILKHTSNGWQFYRKQRPQLGDLPTKKPKSVFYKSDYSTSTATTKLKDLLGKKLFDGPKPVPFISDLLVIGSNSSDIIMDFFAGSGTTAHAVMQLNSENKESRRHISVQLPELTDEKTEAFKAGYKTISDLSKDRIRRAAKKIKDENPDYDGDLGFKVFKLASSNIKAWNPDRKDLETSLLEHQEHLVEGRTEQDVLYELLLKRGVDLTTPIESREIAGKNVYSIGYGKIITCLDDLITNDQVEELAAGVVAWQKELKETLGVKVLETHVFFKDSAFRDDVAKTNMAAILSQNGIDHVRSL
- a CDS encoding DUF4391 domain-containing protein gives rise to the protein MVQTFLNVLGIPEKCYLNKTLFKKLFQENADLDITDKKALKDDIDKIRWLYTLKPSTVNIEPFKDAEREYDEVAILQIDLTNATRMKRISSFVHKAIPYPIIIIFTHGDDIALSVADKRINQADKTKWVVEEGWLTEWFNPSKPNKVQQQFMAGLSLKNLSFVNFYAFYTDVKNLVISLNAAEQTGSYNVTKGSDAQSRIEKLRELEKLEQEKSELQNKLKKEKQMGRQVDLTTHIKKIADQINGLKQEL